The sequence TAGAATCACAAAAATATGAGCGCAGAGTCTATAACCATCATGAGTGAAAtatttttacaatgaaaaataTAGTACTATAATGCAACATTGACTTGAACAATTTGAGTCAGTGTTCAGTTATGTTCAATGTGGGAATCATAACTGTCATATTGTACAATAGCATTTGCTATTAAATTTACATTAATGATATCTGACAGTTATAGAGCACCTTTCGTTACAAAGGATCTTGGAAGCACGTTTTCACTAAGCAGCACTCTGCTCTGTATTAAGAATGGGTCAGTGCAGGATGCTGAGGAAATATTCCTGTTATGAAAAAGTGTCCTGGTTCTTAAGTTCATGGTTAATGGACAAGACCTCAAGGTTGAGCCCTTTCAAAACCATATGCCTGATGTAGGGAGAATTTTGACCACACTCAAATAACCAGCTATGATAGTTACCCAGCAAGCCTCTCAATTCTCCTGCTTTATCAGGAATGATTTGGCCTTCATTTTGCTCTTACCACATATTCCTGGCTTGCAATAGGAGCTATGTCATGGGTCTTCATTGCAACATGGTGAATTTTGTGTTACAGAGGACAGTGAGGATGAGAAAGAAGACCACAAAAACGTGCGCCAGCAACGGCAGGCAGCATCCAAAGCAGCTTCCAAGCAACGAGAGATGCTTATGGATGATGTGGGCAGtgaggaggaagagcaggaggaggaggaggcaccaTTCCAGGAGAGTAAGTAGAGGGGGCTTGTAATGAAAAACATACTAAAGCAGCTGTTTGGAGTAGTGTGACTTAAATGTAGTTAACTTCTTGGGCGTTGGATGCAGCATGCTCACTAATGCATTCAGTGTTAAGGCATATCTGTTCAAGGGATGAATTAAGTTTAGCTGTAGTGTAGTGTATCCTTTTTTTTGTCTTAAGCTCAGGGCAAAGAGGTGCATGACTTGATACACTATCCATTTACAAATACGAAGTCATCACCATAAAATAGGTATCTTTACAAACATTGTCGTCCGCTATGAAATATTTACAGatgataaactgaggcacagtggtaaaatgacttgcccaagatgacACAAGTATGTGACAGCTTATAGAACTAAGGTGTCCTGACTCTTACTCCTCTCCCATGCACCAGTCTAACTGCTAGACCTCTTTCCTTTCTTTGCACTTGGAAGAGATATAAAGGCTtcttcacaaacacacacttcctttctctgtccctgCAGAAGATTCTGGCAGTGATGAAGACTTCCTcatggaagatgatgatgatagtGATTATggcagttcaaaaaagaacaaaaaaaaggtGGCCAAGAAATCCAAGccagagaggaaagaaaagaaaatgcctaAGCCCAGGCTAAAGGCTACAGGTGAGCTTACTGGACGGGAAGCCACTTGCttcaaaaaatgaatatttttgcagCTGTAAGGATCAGTTAGCAAGGCTGTGTCTGAGTGTGTAAATGTCACTCTTTCCTAACTGTTCATCTGCTTAAAGGAATATTAATCAAATGATTTTCATCATTGCTTTTCTGGAGATTAATAAAGCataattagatttttaaactATTTAGCACTTCAGAATTAACTAACAGCCTTGTGAAGTAAATAAGAATTAAATCAGTTTTACTGATAGGGAAATTGAGACAAAAAAAAGATCATGCCAGTGGCAATGTTGGGATGAGAACTCTTGAGTTCTTAGCTTCCAGTCCTGTCTCTAGTCAGCTTGTCCTGTGGTGACTTAAAGTAGTTGACACTTGGGCCTAACAACCTTGAATAAtcactccatttatttcaatatgcAGACCTCTGAATGTAGGCATAGCTATATAGAGGTGCACAGATATTCAAATTACTGAATGCATTTTTATTCCACTTTTCTAGCTGACCGTGAGCATGAGAAATGTTAGCCTAAAGGAAGCTTTTCAACAAATGAAAATGCCTTGAAATAGGAGTCTCTGATGAAAGTGCCTTTGCAGCCACAAACTATACCATTACTACTACGACCTTACTGTACCCTATGTTTTTCACAGCTACAGAACATGTTGCAAAATTGTGCTTCAGAATTGCagctttcttaaaaagaaaagttacaaAACAAGATTTTTTCCCTTCATGGTTGTGGGGAAACTTTCAAAAGACATTTGGTTCATAATATATTGTTGGCTGCTGGGAGCTTCGAACACTAGCAGTGGGATTTGAACGGTCttgtttttttgggaggggatgCCCATGAGCTCCATTGTTCTGTGGAAGCGAGTTTCTCTCTTTGAGATGCCATGGAGTTGAGCTTTTGTGCTGCAGGTAGCTGCTTACTTTGATGCCACAGTGCTGCCATCCAGCAGCTCATTAAATCTTGCAATTAAATGGTTCGTAAATATCTTTTAGAAACACTTTCCCTTGAGTTCAGGCTCTTAAATAACCTTGCATAAGAGTAAAATGTCCTTTTTAGATTTATCAGGCATCTGTCTTAACACTTCTTATTTTCCTCTGAACGCCTACAAACATTCAAATGAATCCATAATAAAATAGTAGCCTGGTCCTAAAGTAATTTTTCCCACTCCTGGTAAGCTTCAGAAGACCAGCCTCACAGCATGCCATTAACTATAAGTAGATTGGCATTCACTTGCACCAAAGATGGTGCCTCTTAGCTTGTCAAAGCTAGCTCACGTGTGGGCTGAGATATGTGACAAACTCAAGGGTGATGGACCCAAAGTAAAATTAATATCACAAAACTAAAATATTGTCAGATTTGTTTCTTTAGTGTAGATAACTCTTCTGTAACTTGTGCTTCACAATTCTCTTTTTCTGATTGTAAATAACTTCAACTATAAAAGCGAGGACACCCTTACTTCATAGTGTGGGTAACATTGGGACTACAATGAGTGAAGTCCCTCAAAATGAGGGACATTTGAGAAGACTGCCCAAGTTTGCTCTCTGTTAATGAAACAGACTTGTGCTATTGACAAACCTAATACGAAGGCTAACTCTGAACTAGAACACTATAATTGCATGACTTTTGATATGTGATAGGCTTTCATCAAGGAGTTCTGGTGATGACTTCAACCAATAAATTGGAGTTTCATCTGATTGAAAATGAAAAGATTGAGTTTTTACTGTATGTGCCAAATTCAACACTTCTCCTACTGATTTGCCTATCCCTTACTATCTCCTGTCAGcttatttgaaagaaaatgagaattatggATTTTTCTTTCCAATTGCTTTCCTGCCTCTACTGATTTCTCATTGCTCAAGTCATCTCTTACTTTGGATATGGCATCATTATCCACGTTAACAGTTTGTTGCTCCAATGGCATTAATGCAGGACTCATCTTTGCAAGTATCATCTTACAAAAAACAACCTGGATTTGGTTTGGAGAATACATTTTCCAAGTAGAGGTTGTTTGTGTAAAGCTGTGTGTAAAGCTTTATTTATGTAATTGTAGCTGATCTCATGAAACTGGTGCTTTGCTTTCTTTAGTGACACCCAGTCCGGTGAAAGGCAAAGGGAAAGCGGGCCGCCCCACAGCTTCAAAGGCATCAAAAGAGAAGACCCCATCTCCCAAAGAAGAAGATGACGAGCCTGAGAGCCccccagaaaagaaaaaaaaatcagccagccCTCCACCAGAGAAATCGGGGGATGAAGGGTCTGAAGATGAAGCAGCCTCTGGTGAAGATTAAATGGCAGTTTGGggagcttgtttttttttttttgttttgtttttaaataagaggaaaagaaaacataCTTAGGGGTAGAACACGGTTTTGGCTGTGGCTTGACTCATGGGCTTTGAATGCTGTCTTTGCTTTCAACTGTTTAATACagtatcctttttttaaaaaaaaaaaacccttattcaGTAATGTTTTTTTGAAGTCACTGTTCTCTATTGGCCATTCTGTTCTTGTCCCCCACCAAATCTGAAAGCCATTTAAAACTAAATGGATCACTTactaaaaattatatatttttgaagGGATGTTGCAGTTGTGAAGCAATAGCATATGAGGCTGATACTTAAAAATTATACTTACAAATCATCAAGTAGCATAGATTTCCCAACGCTGAAAAGGGCCTTTAAAACTACTGTTCCTTATTGGAACACACAACAAATTCACCTTCCATCATGTAGTTTCAGTTGACATAAATTCATTCCCTCAGAAAAAAGGAAGTTAATGAATTCTAAATAAGATCTTTTTACCCATATTTAAGCTTGTTGGGTTCATGCAACTATTTTTAATAGGCAATATTCGGGAGACTTATAATAGTCCACCTTAGTGTTTCATCCTTTAGAAAGGACTTATCCAATAAGGATGTGATATCCTTTGTCTCTGGCTGGGTAGAATTGCATTCTGCTCTTGGCAAAGTGCATTCATTAGGCTCCAGACCTGCAACCCACCAGCTGCTCATACCCATTACTCCTGTCACTTTTCATGGCTGGATATAGTTAGGCAGAACGTGGGagaaagttttgaaacaaaattttaaagCCTGGTTTTCTTATGATGATATGGGAGTTTTTTCTTAGTCATTTTAAGCAAAAAATTAACTTAGTCTCAAACTAAACTCTAGTTATGGGGATGAGGGGGGTGGCCTTTTTATAAATGTGAAGCAATGGATTCCTGTAATGCCACAGTCTCAGATCCCATGAGTCATGCTTAAGTGTTTCTCTCCTCTCTTTCCGTCTGTCCTCAGAAAGGCTGTGTAGTCATACCTCTCAACCCTCTCCAGCTATAGTGTTTGGATGGCAGACTCCCACCAGTATAGAACATAACTTCACCCCACCCTCACATCTATTTCTTCTTGCTCCTCCTTCCTGCAATGTGGGAGTGTTCTTCATGCCGATCCCACACCCCTATATCTGCGCCTAATGAGTCAGCTTTCTGCTACT is a genomic window of Malaclemys terrapin pileata isolate rMalTer1 chromosome 4, rMalTer1.hap1, whole genome shotgun sequence containing:
- the NUCKS1 gene encoding nuclear ubiquitous casein and cyclin-dependent kinase substrate 1 isoform X1, whose amino-acid sequence is MSRPVRNRKVVDYSQFQESDDADEDYGRDSGPPAKKIRSSPREAKNKRRPGKNSQEDSEDSEEKDVKTKKDDSHSPDEDFGSEDDDLGADDGKADSDYESSQKSKKAKKAKPEKNKRASKSRKRAAEDSEDEKEDHKNVRQQRQAASKAASKQREMLMDDVGSEEEEQEEEEAPFQEKDSGSDEDFLMEDDDDSDYGSSKKNKKKVAKKSKPERKEKKMPKPRLKATVTPSPVKGKGKAGRPTASKASKEKTPSPKEEDDEPESPPEKKKKSASPPPEKSGDEGSEDEAASGED